A window of the Podospora bellae-mahoneyi strain CBS 112042 chromosome 6, whole genome shotgun sequence genome harbors these coding sequences:
- a CDS encoding hypothetical protein (EggNog:ENOG503NW14; COG:S) produces the protein MTSSGSSKDLVKGLTAYLQSPSLPLPSEVNTIITSYLDKHEKSEETSGDKLNDELATIWEKIVRDRPERYAAFLVILRELRPVLRTPSRIFKWWDKLLDPVLEHVASERGLAREVLEHTLDLLSTDEHDDPEAWSSGQMLPLVSRLLARWLEIVQSESSFGPAAELKERMIKDALVAFGKRDPKGFMTVLNDFVLRKDDRNATLSLLIHFVTCGPPHLHQILQTPLFQSILQSLQRDESTNTVTIALLSLNMIMPFIPSALVQYLPTLFNIYARLLFWDRDSLFTQQNTEMGEGKDGPWATMPWEKVLMDPDFDGSTIQYLQNYFNLLYGLYPINFLDYIRKPQRYLRHANNLEDIDVQAMEIRDRSERFRKMHLLHPNFYNLTIESEKTDLSRWIRSEADEVLADCTALQIEPGPSPVNIQTDTSLPGVPASVLSEGQELDSREFALLGSPVVDSLSQSMALPSLALDRPGSQLSHSTLSGYNTPEPRSRGGGDSPTLPPQLAPSASHSRLQDLIHSNKVIKSGLHQSLNSDSVPSLILSPQEQAGEKSPFLPSTTHTSPQGGQTSGDLVEQAAMLHHERLLLLNDLQYERFIKQQHMMHMGELRRKQVREAATEAETQNLVMANRSLKQRLDEAKRSEAQNKKEFDNRRNMSKKWEDSLSNKLKVLREEQKKWVLEEAELRQQLEKARGEIASLRRIVDEAEKKRLESEQNLEAVDISTAMIEKLKAEISRLSATEHLFHGKEVKMQLAVQEAAAAEAKAELLSKELAAREEQLEKQRRHYQTEIDGLKSELGKALQIKQQTSSKEIVAAYEGALAAARAKNTDLQKQYGALTRKYTVLKASLLNMQCEQTERSGRPIATPTLGVADGRLDQGSGSPAMGRLRSPRVLADSDGFEGSHNATPPLEPLSSSLGSVLPPNRPSTPPGRHETSGSGKTSPQTERYFGRGGVQNTKKDKKEKKEEKPEKKEKKMGTIRGIRGFV, from the exons ATGACTTCATCCGG ATCTTCAAAGGACCTCGTCAAAGGCCTCACGGCCTATCTCCAGTCACCCAGTCTGCCGTTGCCCTCAGAAGTCAATACTATCATCACCAGCTACCTCGATAAACATGAGAAGTCTGAAGAGACCTCGGGAGACAAGCTGAACGATGAACTGGCCACTATCTGGGAAAAGATAGTGCGGGATCGTCCGGAGCGATATGCTGCTTTTCTTGTCATTTTACGAGAGCTGCGTCCAGTCCTTCGAACACCCTCTCGCATATTCAAATGGTGGGACAAGCTTCTGGATCCGGTTCTCGAGCATGTAGCCTCAGAAAGAGGACTGGCCCGAGAGGTACTCGAACATACCCTTGATTTGCTCTCGACGGACGAGCACGATGACCCCGAGGCATGGAGTTCGGGCCAGATGCTCCCGCTGGTTAGTCGCCTGCTGGCTCGCTGGCTGGAGATTGTTCAGTCTGAATCCAGCTTTGGTCCAGCAGCCGAACTCAAAGAGAGGATGATCAAGGATGCTCTGGTGGCTTTTGGCAAGCGAGACCCCAAGGGCTTCATGACAGTCTTGAACGACTTCGTGCTCAGAAAAGACGATCGCAATGCGACGCTGAGTCTATTGATACATTTCGTCACATGCGGGCCACCACATCTGCATCAAATTCTACAAACACCTCTCTTCCAGAGTATCCTGCAATCGCTACAGCGCGATGAGTCTACGAACACTGTTACGATTGCTCTTCTTTCGCTCAACATGATCATGCCGTTTATACCCAGCGCTCTTGTCCAATATCTCCCAACACTCTTCAACATCTACGCAAGGCTTCTGTTCTGGGACAGAGACTCGCTGTTTACACAACAGAATACCGAGATGGGCGAGGGAAAAGACGGCCCATGGGCCACGATGCCGTGGGAGAAGGTTCTAATGGATCCAGATTTTGACGGAAGCACCATACAGTACCTCCAGAACTATTTCAACCTGCTCTATGGCTTGTACCCGATCAACTTCCTAGACTACATCAGGAAGCCTCAAAGGTATCTCCGACATGCCAACAATCTTGAGGATATCGATGTTCAGGCGATGGAAATCCGAGACAGGTCAGAGCGGTTTAGAAAAATGCATCTTTTGCATCCCAACTTTTACAATCTCACCATCGAATCAGAAAAGACGGATTTGAGTCGCTGGATCAGGAGCGAAGCCGACGAAGTCCTAGCTGACTGTACGGCGTTGCAAATTGAGCCAGGTCCGTCGCCCGTCAATATCCAAACTGATACATCACTCCCAGGAGTGCCGGCCTCCGTACTCAGCGAGGGCCAGGAACTAGATAGCCGGGAGTTTGCCCTCTTGGGTAGCCCGGTTGTCGACTCTTTATCCCAGTCAATGGCACTTCCGTCGCTGGCGCTTGATCGACCTGGCTCGCAATTAAGTCATTCGACACTTTCTGGATACAATACACCAGAACCTAGAAgtcgaggcggtggtgatagCCCGACGTTGCCACCGCAACTTGCTCCGTCAGCGTCCCACAGTCGTCTTCAGGATTTGATACATTCCAACAAGGTCATCAAATCAGGCCTCCACCAGTCTCTCAACAGCGACAGCGTGCCATCTTTGATACTGAGCCCGCAGGAACAAGCGGGAGAAAAAAGTCCGTTCCTGCCCTCAACCACGCACACATCGCCGCAGGGAGGACAAACCAGTGGGGACTTGGTTGAGCAAGCTGCTATGCTGCATCATGAACGTCTACTTCTGCTCAATGACCTTCAGTATGAGAGGTtcatcaagcagcagcacatgATGCACATGGGAGAGCTGCGCCGGAAACAAGTCAGGGAGGCAGCGACAGAGGCCGAGACTCAGAACCTCGTAATGGCTAATCGTAGTTTGAAACAGCGTTTGGACGAGGCGAAGAGGAGCGAAGCCCAGAACAAAAAGGAGTTCGACAACCGTCGCAATATGTCCAAGAAGTGGGAAGACTCTCTGTCTAATAAGCTCAAGGTTCTCCGCGAGGAACAGAAGAAgtgggttttggaggaggccgaaCTCAGACAGCAGCTGGAAAAGGCGCGGGGCGAAATTGCAAGTCTGCGGCGGATTGTGGACGAGGCggaaaagaagaggttggagtCGGAGCAGAACCTAGAGGCCGTTGATATCAGCACAGCCATGattgagaagctcaaggcggAAATTTCTCGTCTTTCCGCTACGGAGCACCTGTTCCACGGTAAAGAGGTCAAGATGCAGCTAGCCGTGCAGGAAGCAGCCGCTGCTGAGGCCAAAGCTGAGCTGCTATCCAAAGAACTTGCGGCACGGGAAGAGCAGTTGGAGAAGCAAAGACGTCATTATCAGACCGAAATCGATGGCCTGAAGTCTGAACTGGGTAAAGCACTCCAAATCAAGCAACAGACATCGTCCAAAGAGATTGTGGCGGCGTACGAAGGTGCTCTGGCAGCGGCACGAGCGAAGAACACTGATCTCCAAAAACAGTATGGGGCACTCACGAGAAAATACACAGTACTTAAGGCGTCACTGCTGAACATGCAGTGCGAGCAGACGGAACGGAGCGGGAGACCAATCGCGACGCCAACGTTGGGGGTGGCTGATGGTAGGCTCGACCAAGGTTCCGGGAGTCCTGCCATGGGTCGGCTTCGGTCTCCTCGTGTACTCGCAGATTCAGATGGATTTGAAGGGTCGCATAACGCCACGCCACCGTTAGAGCCGCTTTCGAGTTCCCTTGGTTCAGTACTTCCCCCTAATCGCCCATCGACGCCACCCGGACGACACGAAACGTCAGGGTCGGGCAAGACGAGCCCGCAAACAGAGCGGTACTTCGGGAGAG GCGGCGTCCAAAATACGAAGAAGGacaaaaaggagaagaaggaagagaagcccgaaaagaaggagaagaagatgggcaCTATTAGAGGTATCCGCGGCTTTGTGTAA
- the MRP20 gene encoding mitochondrial 54S ribosomal protein YmL41 (BUSCO:EOG09264HX6; EggNog:ENOG503P5HU; COG:J) translates to MSSMNSLPRIVEPVQRWKRFGDKQLFLPNHVVALLRPKPKQSPHLATFAVPLQFNKLDLRDYLHHAYGVETTAIRSFINQPKPERKNKTGPWYRPRAQKMMIAELVKPFVWPEPVKDEEALKPWDHAMYQKLQKDRRAQEKKQKDPKKVPLRNKFAVPDDVKSVSQQARELLRKAKGLKVKEKGLKVEGKEEGKRGEVKDE, encoded by the exons ATGTCGTCAATGAACTCATTACCGCGGATCGTGGAGCCTGTACAGCGGTGGAAGAGGTTCGGTGACAAGCAATTGTTTCT ACCAAACCACGTAgtcgccctcctccgccccaaGCCCAAACAGTCCCCCCACCTCGCCACCTTTGCCGTCCCCCTGCAATTCAACAAGCTCGATCTTCGGGACTATCTTCACCATGCTTACGGCGTCGAGACGACGGCTATCCGCTCGTTCATCAACCAGCCCAAACCCGAGAGGAAGAACAAGACTGGGCCTTGGTATCGACCCAGGGCGCAGAAGATGATGATTGCCGAGCTGGTCAAGCCGTTTGTGTGGCCGGAGCCGgtgaaggatgaggaggctCTCAAGCCGTGGGATCATGCAATGTACCAGAAGCTGCAGAAGGATAGGAGGgcgcaggagaagaagcagaaggacCCGAAGAAGGTGCCGTTGAGGAACAAGTTTGCGGTGCCGGATGATGTGAAGAGTGTGAGTCAGCAGGCGAGggagttgttgaggaaggcgaAAGGGTtgaaggtcaaggagaaggggttgaaggtggaggggaaggaggaggggaaaaggggggaggtgaaggatgAATAA
- the LEU5_2 gene encoding coenzyme A transporter (EggNog:ENOG503NW5S; COG:C) produces the protein MSHASMPGVSSPQIGRDTTRAARLNATALPAKDPAVCPTDDEAQVPRKPPKNKRSLDYVWRSGVAGGLAGCAAKTVVAPLDRVKILFQSHNPHFIKYTGSWLGVSEAMKAIYQQDGPTGLFRGHSATLLRIFPYAAIKFLAYEQIRAIVIPNKEHETPFRRLISGSLAGVTSVFFTYPLEVIRVRLAFETKKDSRSSLRSICKQIYGEQQKPRTVAGPVGEPLPVVPARHGLTNFYRGFSPTLLGMLPYAGMSFLTHDTAGDLLRYPKIAKWTTLPQPENAPAGKAAPLRSWAELFAGGVAGLVSQTASYPLEVIRRRMQVGGAVGDGHRMRIGETAGIIMRERGLRGFFVGLTIGYAKVVPLVAASFYTYERLKTWFGI, from the exons ATGAGCCATGCCTCCATGCCGGGGGTCTCGTCGCCTCAAATAGGGCGAGACACTACCCGTGCAGCCCGGCTAAATGCTACAGCACTGCCGGCTAAGGATCCAGCAGTATGCCCTACAGACGACGAGGCCCAGGTGCCGAGGAAGCCTCCTAAGAACAAGCGGAGCTTGGATTATGTCTGGCGATCTGGAGTCGCAGGTGGTCTGGCAGGATGCGCG GCCAAGACTGTTGTTGCGCCGCTCGACCGAGTGAAGATTCTTTTCCAGTCTCATAACCCACACTTCATCAAATACACGGGATCATGGCTTGGTGTGTCGGAGGCCATGAAGGCCATCTACCAGCAGGACGGACCAACAGGCCTTTTTAGAGGCCACTCAGCGACACTTTTGAGGATTTTCCCCTACGCAGCCATCAAGTTCCTGGCCTACGAACAAATACGAGCTATTGTCATTCCGAACAAGGAGCACGAAACGCCATTCCGACGACTTATCAGCGGGTCTTTGGCAGGTGTCACCTCAGTTTTCTTCACATATCCACTAGAAGTTATTCGAGTACGGCTGGCTTTCGAGACGAAGAAGGACAGCAGATCATCACTACGCTCAATATGCAAGCAAATATATGGTGAACAACAAAAACCGCGCACTGTGGCTGGCCCTGTCGGCGAGCCTCTGCCAGTTGTGCCTGCTAGGCACGGGCTGACCAACTTTTACCGTGGATTCTCCCCAACGCTCCTGGGCATGCTGCCCTACGCTGGCATGTCTTTCCTGACACACGACACGGCCGGCGACCTTCTTCGTTACCCAAAAATTGCGAAGTGGACTACACTGCCACAACCTGAGAATGCGCCCGCCGGGAAAGCAGCGCCTTTGCGGTCTTGGGCTGAGCTATTCGCGGGTGGCGTGGCCGGTCTGGTTTCTCAAACGGCGTCCTACCCGTTGGAAGTTATTAGGCGGCGGATGCAAGTTGGTGGAGCGGTCGGCGATGGCCACAGAATGCGCATCGGCGAGACAGCTGGGATAATTATGAGAGAGCGCGGACTGAGAGGTTTCTTTGTGGGCTTGACCATTGGTTACGCCAAGGTGGTCCccttggtggcggcgagtTTCTACACGTACGAAAGACTAAAGACATGGTTCGGCATTTAG
- a CDS encoding hypothetical protein (EggNog:ENOG503NVBM; COG:S), with product MAHKESAVADEPIDVLFALHDKFNLMDFAGPLEVLTTALHDQSDPASKAFEVTIAGGTPTVISEQGVSVQTHINWKDAKERLNDFDVLVVIGGGTDAVLKSKGEPLDLITAYSELQKSDPTRERTLLSICTGSLFLAQQGILAGLSATTHPDYITKLEILCSQAATRDLGERTDVVDDARYVVNNLRFELGDEDENPYIRRKSDAGRRPSNARKGSISFKGATRRESIARRASMRLGGLRVITSGGVAAGLDATLYLVSVMVTEESANQVAQFMQLTWTKGIVVDGLDV from the exons ATGGCCCACAAGGAGTCCGCAGTGGCAGACGAGCCAATTGATGTGCTCTTTGCCCTGCACGACAAGTTCAACCTCATGGACTTCGCTGGTCCCCTCGAGGTCTTGACCACGGCCTTGCACGATCAATCTGATCCTG CTTCCAAGGCCTTCGAGGTCACCATTGCTGGTGGCACTCCTACAGTCATCTCCGAGCAGGGAGTCTCCGTCCAAACCCATATCAACTGGAAGGACGCTAAGGAGCGTCTTAATGACTTCGACGTCCTTGTCgtcatcggcggcggcaccgaTGCAGTTTTGAAGAGCAAGGGCGAGCCCCTTGATCTCATCACTGCCTACTCGGAGCTTCAGAAGAGCGATCCCACCCGCGAGCGGACACTCCTGTCTATTTGCACCGGTTCACTCTTCCTTGCCCAGCAGGGCATTCTTGCTGGCCTCTCTGCCACCACTCATCCCGACTATATTACCAAGCTCGAGATCTTGTGCAGCCAAGCTGCCACCCGCGACTTGGGCGAGCGCACCGACGTTGTCGATGACGCCCGCTACGTCGTGAACAACCTTCGGTTCGAACTCggagacgaggacgagaacCCCTACATCCGTCGAAAGTCGGATGCTGGCAGACGCCCCTCGAATGCCCG AAAGGGATCCATTTCGTTCAAGGGCGCCACACGCAGAGAGTCCATTGCTCGGCGCGCATCCATGCGCCTAGGTGGTCTCCGAGTCATTACGAGTGGGGGAGTGGCCGCTGGCCTGGATGCAACTTTGTATCTGGTCAGCGTTATGGTGACTGAGGAGTCGGCCAACCAGGTCGCCCAGTTCATGCAGTTGACCTGGACCAAGGGTATTGTTGTCGACGGCCTTGATGTGTAA
- a CDS encoding hypothetical protein (COG:K; COG:T; EggNog:ENOG503P1F0) has product MPESSILWQNEAKTVVLLDLPRSIEEAQYLSDNQMLPGHEPPDTTAPFRRLICSPAPEQPFVTPEPKSSDYAQPAISPAAQIAELMTMASVKSALDEISTSYQGPWCLPRLTSKPPAPVESKQIPTQPEGTAAPPKSTSTPTEPNPPPKATEDHSIIPTNQVDTPDSPYTPPNSHPLTGPFPSLSQTFSLILLDPPWPNRSVKRKRSSPAAYKPLPSLSSTHSLLSSFQITTLLSPDGLVAVWVTNSPRFTTLLLNDIFPYNWGIELVAEWTWVKVTSRGEPIVSLGSQWRKPYERLLIARKKGACAGAGGVKNKVIVSVPDIHSRKPNLKGLFEEMLPRGYTALEMFARNLTAGWWGWGDEVVKFQGGEYWAQEELVEGEEVVGPEGDLHENREEKTAGSARLEEDIAGNLSQIVQPG; this is encoded by the coding sequence ATGCCTGAATCCAGCATTCTCTGGCAGAACGAGGCCAAAACGGTGGTCCTACTCGACCTCCCCCGGTCAATTGAAGAAGCCCAGTATCTTTCCGATAATCAGATGCTACCTGGCCATGAGCCACCAGACACAACTGCACCATTCCGGAGGTTGATCTGTTCACCGGCACCAGAACAACCCTTCGTAACTCCGGAGCCGAAGTCCAGTGATTATGCTCAACCAGCCATCTCACCCGCAGCTCAGATAGCCGAGCTCATGACCATGGCATCCGTTAAGTCAGCACTCGATGAGATAAGCACATCCTATCAAGGGCCCTGGTGTCTACCACGCCTCACTTCAAAGCCACCAGCCCCGGTTGAGTCAAAGCAGATACCCACGCAACCGGAAGGAACAGCAGCGCCGCCCAAGAGcacatcaacacccacagaaccaaatccccctcccaaagcAACCGAAGATCACAGTATaatccccaccaaccaagtCGATACCCCAGACTCTCCTTACACCCCCCCAAATTCCCACCCACTCACCggccccttcccctccctctcccaaaccttctccctcatcctcctcgacccccCCTGGCCCAACCGCTCCGTAAAACGCAAACGCTCCAGCCCCGCCGCCtacaaacccctcccctctctctcctccacccattCCCTCCTGTCCTCCTTCCAAataaccaccctcctctcccctgACGGACTCGTAGCAGTATGGgtcaccaactccccccgcttcaccaccctcctcctcaacgacaTTTTCCCCTACAACTGGGGTATTGAGCTAGTGGCAGAATGGACCTGGGTCAAAGTCACGTCTCGTGGGGAGCCGATTGTCAGTCTGGGGAGTCAATGGCGGAAGCCTTATGAGCGGTTGTTGATTGCGaggaaaaagggggcttGTGcaggggctggtggtgtgaaGAATAAGGTTATTGTCTCTGTGCCCGATATTCACTCTCGCAAGCCAAATTTAAAGGGGTTGTTTGAGGAGATGTTACCTAGGGGGTATACAGCGTTGGAGATGTTTGCACGGAACTTGACggcgggttggtgggggtggggggatgaggtAGTGAAGTTTCAGGGGGGGGAGTATTGGGCTCAGGAAGAACTGGtagaaggagaagaggttgttgggcCGGAGGGTGATCTGCACGAAAATagggaggaaaagacggCGGGTTCTGCACGATTGGAAGAAGATATAGCAGGAAACCTAAGTCAAATTGTTCAACCAGGTTGA